The Catellatospora citrea DNA segment CCTCCCCGGATGCGCGTGCATCCCTCTTCACGTCACCTCGCGGCAGCCGTACCTCTGCGACCGTACCTCCCCCATCCCGGGGACGTAAGGACACCCATCCGTTTTGTCGTTCAATAGTCTTTCGGACGAGATAAAGACCCAGACCGGCACCACCGTACCGCCGTCCGTCGCCGCTGTCCGCCTGCCAGAACCGCTCGAACACCTGGTGAACCTGTTCGGGGGCGATCCCTATCCCCCGATCGAGTACCTGGAAGAACACCGTGCGCCGGTCGTCGCCGGCGGTCAGCACGACGGTCTGCTCGCGGGCGGAGTACTTGTCGGCGTTGGTGGCCAGCTCGGTGAGCACGTTCGGGATGGTGGCGCGGTCCCCGTAGGCCAGCGGCAACCGCTCGGGCAGCTCCAGCCGGAACCGGCGGCGCAGGTCGGCGGGCAGGTTCGCCGCCGCGTGGCGAAGCGCTTCGACGAGGTCGAACGGGCCGGGCGACAGGGTGCCGACCGCGGTGTCGGTGCTCGCCGCCAGCAGCCGGTCGACCAGGCGGGCCAGCTCGTCGCTGCGCTGGCCGATCACCCGGGCCGCCTCGCGGCGGGCCTTCTCGTCGAGCTGGCTCCAGTGGTCGCGCAGCGTGTCCGCGTACCCCTTGATGACGGTGACCGGCGTGCGCAGCTCGTGGCTGGTGACGGCGATGAACAGCTCGCGGTCGGCCAGATCGTCGCCGGCGTGCTGCACCGGCAGGCCGGCCCGCTCGCTGTAGAGGCGGCCCACTGTCGCCCCCAGCAGGGCCATCACCGCGAGCTGGTCCGGGTCGGCCGGCCGGTCGTCCGGCATGAACGCGCCCAGCATGGCGGGTGTGCGCCCGTCGAGGTCGATCCGGTGCAGCAGGATCCACCGGCTGCCCAGCGACACCATCTGGTCGGAGGCCGCGTCGTCGATGGCGTCCAGCTCCACCCGGTAGGTGGTCGGGCCGGCGCGCAGCACCGCGGTCACCACCTCGGGCTGGACCGGGCGGCCCAGCGCCCAGTCGGCGCTGCCGGTCGCGGCGATGACGCGGCCCGCGCCGCCGGAGTCGTGCAGCTCGGACAGGGCCATGCCGGGCACGCCCAGCGCGTACTGGCCGAGGTGCAGCAGGCGGTCGAGGGCCGGCAGGCCACCACGGCCGGTCACCGGGTCGTTGAAGAGCGCGGCGATGCCCAGCGTCAGCTCGCGGTACGCCACCTCCACATGCAGGATCCTGCCTGCCGGAGCCGGTACGCGCCAGCGCTGTGACCGATCAGTGATGATTCAACGACCGAGGTGTGCCAGCACCTCAGCCGGGCGGTCCGTGATGATGCCGTCGACCCCCAGCTTGAGCAGCAGGTCCACGTCGTCCGTGGCGTTGACGGTCCACACGTAGACCTGCTGGCCGCCGGCCTTCAGCCGCCGCACCAGGTCCGGCCGCCGGCGCACCAGCTCCAGGCCGGGGCCCGCGATGCGGGTGCCGAACGGCAGCCGCCGGATCCGCAGCCCCGGTGGCAGCAGGTCCATCAGCTGCACCGTGGGCAGCGTCGGCAGCAGCTCACGAGAACGGCGCACCGCCAGCGGCGAGAACGACATGACCGTCACCCGTACCGGTGCATCGGGGGAGGCGCTGGTCAGGCCGTGCCGGTTCAGCACCGCCCGCAGCCGGTACTCCACCGCCTTGCCGTACCGGTTGGGGTGCTTGGTCTCGATCAGCAGGCGCACCGGCCGCCCGGCCTGGCGCGCCGTGTCGAGCAGCTCCTCCAGCGTCAGCACGCCGGCCGGCTGCCCGCTGGGGTGCCAGGACCCGAAGTCGAAGGAGCGCAGCTGGGCCAGCGTGTAGGCGGCCACCGGCCCGCGGCCGTCGCTGACCCGGTCCAGTCGCCGGTCGTGCACACAGACCAGGTGCCCGTCCCGGGTCAGGCGCACGTCGCATTCGACGCCGTCGGCGCCCTCGCGCAGCGCACGCGCGTACGCCCCGAGCGTGTGCTCGGGCAGGGCGGCCGACGAGCCCCGGTGGGCGAAGACCAGCGGGGCCGGGTCGGGGGTGCGGCTCAACGCCTTCTCCTCGGGTGGGACGGGTCGTTCGCGCACGACTAGATGATCTGCGGCGGCAGGCCCTCGTCGGCGACGACCGGGCGGCCCGCGGCGGCCCAGCCGATCATGCCGCCGTCGACGTTGGTGACGTTGTCCCAGCCCTGCTGGCGCAGGTACGACACGACCTGTCCGGAGCGGCCGCCCACCCGGCAGAGCACGAAGACCGCCCGGTCCTGCGGCACCTCGGACATCCGGGTCGGGATCTGCATCATGGGCAGGTGGACAGCCTCGGGCGCGTGGCCGGCGGCCCACTCGTCGTCCTCGCGGACGTCGAGCAGGAAGGCGCCGGCGGGCACCTCGGCGACAGTGGCGGTGGGGATCTGCGCAGCGAACACGCCTGCAAGTGTAGAGGTCAGGCTCGGCTCAGGAGCCCGTCGGAGTGGCCGTCCGGTGTACAGCCGGAGCGCAGCGGAGGCTGGACGACCGGTCAAGGCCGCATAGCGGGCTCCGCATGTAGAGGTCAGATCGAGTTGACCCATTCCGGATGCTGCTGCACCCAGGTGGCCAGGTCGGCGTCGCGCATGGCGCGGAACAGGTCCTCGGCCCCGTCCCGCAGCAGCACGTACGACACCCCGCCGACGCTCTGCACGTATGACGGCACGCGGATCCCGGTGAGCGAGTCGGGCCGGATGTTGCGCAGCGCCACGATCAGGTCGGTCAGCGTGGCCTCACCGGTGTCGAGGGTCAGCGAGTGCCCGATGCCGCGGATGAACTGGTCCAGCTTGACCGGATTGCGGGTGACCCCGCTGTCCAGCGCCTTGCTCAGGATCGCCTTCACCAGCTGCTGCTGGTGCCGCTGCCGGTCGAAGTCGCCGCCGGGCAGACCGTAGCGCTGCCGCGAGTAGTCCAGTGCCTCCGCGCCGTTCATCTGCCGGCAGCCGACGGTGAACAGGCGCTTGGTGTGGATCGACCGCAGCTCGGTGTCGACGCACATGTTCACCCCGCCGAGGCTGTCGATGACCTGGGTGAACCCGCCGAAGTCGACCACCGCGGCGCCGTCGAAGCGCATCCCGGTGAGCTGGGTCAGGGTGGCCGACAGCAGCTGCACCCCGCCGCTGCCGCCTCCGCCGAACTCGAACGCCGCGTTGATGCGCTGCTGTGCCCCGCCGAACGCGGTGCCGCCGAACGCGGGGATCTCCACCCGCAGGTCACGCGGAATCGAGATGACGTAGGCGTGGTTGAGCTCGCGATCCACCTGGACGACGAGGATGGTGTCCGAGCGCTGCCCCGCGTCCGGGTTCGCCGAGCGCAGGTCGGAACCGATGAGCAGGTAGTTCAGCGGCCCGCTGAGCCGGCGCCAGCCCACGTACGCGTCGCCGGTGTCCCGGGCGCTCGGATCGAGCAGCACGTCGCGGCTGATGCTCGACTCGTAACGGTGGACCAGCGCCTGCCCGGCGATCAGCCCGCCGCCGGCCAGCAGCACCAGACCCACCAGGATCGCGACCAGCGCCTGCGGCCAGCGCCGGGTACGGCCGCGCGGCGGGACCGGCGGGGTCGTCGTGCGATGCGCCCGGGCGGCACGGTGGGTGTTGCGGCGCTCGCGTGAGGTCTCCGGCCAGCCGAGTCCGGATCGAGGCGAGGCGTGCCCGGGTGCGGCCGCCGTGGGAGGAGGCCAGCCGACGCCGGTGACCCGGGCCGAGTCCCCCCCGCCGCCGTCGGAACGCCACACGGAGCTGGCCATGCCGCCTCCCCGGGAGCAAGAAATCCTCACTCTCAGCGTATGGACCGCTCACTCCGGGAGGCGTTGAATCCGAAATTACTTCTCGTTGTTGACGACCTCAGGATGCAGAAATACGAAGTTGCCCAGTTTGTCATTCTTCGCGGCGCGGAACATGTCCTTGGTCGTCTTGTCGAGGCCCTCGCCCTGGTACTCGCCGTTGACCATCACGCTCTCGTAGGTGCCCGCATTGGTCTTGAGCAGCACGAGGTCGGTGCCCGCCAGGTCCTTCATGGTGAACAGGAAGTCGGTGACGCCCATCCCCTGGGGCAGGCTGAGCAGCATGGACTTGCCCACCGCGGAGATCAGCTCGTTGACCTTGCCGAAGTCGGTCAGCACGCCGACGGAACCGGCCTTCTTCGCCATCGCCTTGATCAGCTGCTGCTGGTGGCGCTGGCGGCCGTAGTCACCGGAGTCGTCCGGCAGGTAACGCTGGCGCGCGTAGTCCAGGGCCTGCCAGCCCGCCATCTCCGAGCAGCCCGGCTGGTGCAGGAACCGCGGGTTGCCGGTGCGGCGGGCGTAGCTGTTCGCCTCGTGGTCGTCCGCGATGCCGCCGATGTACTTCGGCTGACCCTTGACGACGAAGTGGTGAATCGACTTGGTCGGCGCTTCCACGCACATGGGCACCGTGCCCAGCGCGTCGATGAACGTCTTGAAGCCGCCGAAGTCGATGACCGCCGCCGCCTCGAACGTCATGCCGCCGGTCAGCTTGCTGATGGCCTTGGCCGCCGACTTCAGCCCGCCCCGCCAGTCACCCTTGCTGCCCAGCCCGTTCGTGAACGCGCCGTTGATGCGCTGGTCGGTGCCGGGGACGTCCGTGTCGCGCGGCACCGACATCAGGTACGCCTGGTCGTGGTTCTGCGACACGTGCAGGATCAGGATGGTGTCGGAGCGGGCGTTCGTCGCCTCCTGGCCCTCGCGCGTGTCGATGCCCAGCAGCAGGATGTTGAAGGCCCCGACGAACGCCTTGCCTGTCGGCGCGGCGGGCTCGGCCGAGGCCTCCGGGTCCACGAGGTCGTCGCTGCGGGACACCTGGATGCTGCTCTCGAGGTTGCCGACGACCGACTTGACCCCGATGATCGCCGTCCCGGAGGTCATCATCAGCAGCGCGCCGAACGTGATCGCCAGCTTGGCCGCCAGTGGTGCGCGGGTTCGCTTCTCGCGTTCGCGGGTCTCGGCAGCGGGCGGGTCCGCGTCGTCACCCTGCTCGGGGGCCGGTGCGGGGTCCTGCTGCGGAATCGTGCCGTGCTGCTCGTCGGTGTCGAGCGTCGATGTGGCCACGTGGCTTTCCAGGTCCGGTGCGTCGTGTCGGTCGCCGTGGTGGGGGCGCGGTCACTTCTCCCTGTTCACGAACTCGGGGTTCAGCAGCGTGAACTGCCCCAGGGTGTCGTTCTTGGCGGCCCGGAACATCTGCATCGTGCTGGAGCTGATCGCCTCACCGCCGCTGCCCGAGCTGTTGTACCAACCCGCGTTCGTCTTCAGCAGCACGAGGTCGGCCCCGGCCAGATCCTTCAGGGAGAACATGAAGTCGATCAGCGGCACCCCGTGCGTGTCCAGGATCATGGATTCGCCGACGGCCTTCATCAGGGCGTTGATCTTGTCGAGGTCGGTGAGCACACCGCTCGAGCCGGCCTTCTTCGCCATCGCCTTGATCAGCTGCTGCTGGTGGCGCTGGCGGCCGTAGTCGCCGTCGTCGAGGGACTTGCGGATGCGCGAGTAGTCCAGGGCCTCCCAGCCCGGCTTCTCCCGGCAGCCCTTCTTGTGCACGTACTCCTTGCCGATCAGGCCGAGTCGGTGCTCCACCGACTTGTTGTCGCTGCCCGAGCCCGCGACATACTTCGGCTTGCCGTCGATCATGAAGTAGTGGCTGGACTTGGTGTCTTCCTCGACGCAGACGTTCACCGTGCCCAGGGCATCGATGATCTTCTTGAAGCCGCCGAAGTCGATGACGGCCGCGCCGTCGAAGGTGACGCCGGTCAGCTTGGTGACCGTCCTCGCGGTCAGGGCCAGCCCACCGGCGCGGCCGCCACCGTTCTGCGCGCCGAAGTAGAAGGCCGCGTTGATCTTGTCGCTGCCGCCGCCGTACTTGGTCTTCGGGTTGCTCGGGATGTCGACCTGGGTGTCACGCGGGATCGACATCAGGTAGGCCTGGTCGTGCGTGGCCGGGATGTGCAGCAGCAGGACGGTGTCCGCGCGGGCGTTGTCCACGTCCTGGGTGGCACGCGTGTCGATGCCGAGCAGCAGCATGTCGATCGGGCCCTTGAGGTCGTTGCCCGCCGGGCCGGCGTCGACCTTGCCCGCGTCGCCCAGGACGTCGACGACCGAGACGTTCTCCGTGAGGTTGCCCTCGAACGACTTGACGCCGACGATCGCGCCGCCGGCCACCATCATCAGCAGGGCGCCGAAGGTCAGCGTCAGCTTCGCCCAGAGCGGGGCGGCGCGCTTCGCCTTCTTCCGGCCCTTGCCCTTGGCCTTGCCCTTGCTCAGGGAGTGCCCGGTCTTTCGGCCGGCGGGCTCGTCGTAGGCGTCCGCATAGGGGTCCGCGGACTGTCGGCGACTCCGCTGGCTCGGCACGGTGTTGTTCGCACCGCCTCGCCGCTGCTTGTTCGCCACGCGTCCCCCCGGGGGTCTGGTGAGTCGTAGACCGAGCCACTGTAATGGCTCGGCCTGCGAAACCGCGAGGACGCATAGACCAAATCGGATGGATTTAGACCGATTTGTGAGTAATTTTCGTTGCTAGTTATTGACAGACGGCGACGGCGGCGGGCTGACGTTGGCCTCGTACCACTGCTTCATGGCGTCCTTGCCGACCGCCTCGTACAGGGCGATGGCCTTCTCCTTGTCGGAGACGACCACGCTCTCCCCGCCGACCATCTGGCTGCCCTTGTGCGGGCTGGTCATGAAGATCAGGTCGTCGCTGCGGATGCCGCGGAACTGGATCGCCATGTCGATCAGCTTGAACTCCTGGTCGACCGTGACCGCGTTGGTGACCGCTCCGAGGAAGTCGTTGAGCTTGCCCGGGCTGGTCAGGATGCCGCCGCTGGCGGCCTTGTCCAGCAGGGCCTTGAGCAGCTGCTGCTGGTGCCGCATGCGGGCGAAGTCGCCGTCGGGGAACTGCTTGCGCTGGCGCGCGTAGTCCAGCGCCTCCGCGCCGTTGAGGTGCATGGTGCCCTTGGTGAAGGTGCGCTTGGGCTTGTGGATCGAGGTGATGGTCTTCTCGATCTTCATGTCCACGCCGCCGACCGCGTCGACCACCTCGGTGAAGCCGCCGAAGTCGATCAGCATCACGTGGTCCATCCGCACCGACGAGTAGCACTCGACCGTCTTCACCAGCAGCGGCATGCCGCCGAAGGCGTAGGCGGCGTTCAGCTTCGCCTTGCGGGTGCCGCAGTCGGTCGCGGACGCGTCCTTCGGGATGTAGACGTGCAGGTCCCGAGGCAGCGAGATGAGGTAGGCCCGGTCCTGGGAGGACGGGATGTGCATGATGATCATGGTGTCGGTGCGCCACTGCCCGCCCTGGTCGGTGGGCGCGTCCGGGTCTCGCGAGTCGCTGCCCACCAGCAGGATGTTCTGGCTGCCGTTGACTTTCTCCGGCCGGCCGCCGGTGAGCGCCGAGAAGGGGTCGGTGCGGGCCAGGTCGCCCTCGACGCTCTTGGCGTAGAGCCACGCGCCGCCCAGGCCGAGCCCGCCGCACAGCGCGAGCGCGATCACGGCCACCAGCGCGATCCGGCCCCACTTGGGCTGGATCTTCTTCTTGGCGGCGCCGTACGTGTTGCCGGCGCCCGCCACCGGCACCCGTGCCGAGCTCGCACCGCGTCCGCGCGACGAGGCGGACGACGGTCGCGCCGAGCCCGACGGTCCGGTCGGCACCGCGGCCCGCCCGCTCGTGGCCCGTGCGGCGGAACCGCGGCTCGCCGCCTTGTCGTCCGCCGCCTTGTCGTCCGCGGCCTTGGCATCCGACGAGCCGCCGGAGGCGGCACGGCCGTAGACGCGCGCGGGCGGTTTGCCCTTGTCGCCCGATGACCCGCCGACCGAGCGATACGGCCCGGTGGGGAGGTTGGCGAAGCCGCCCGGGGGTGGCGTCACCGAGGCACGGCCGACCGACGCCCGGCCGGTCGGGCGCTGTGGGGGCTTGGCCTGCGGCGTCGAGGACGCATCCTCGGCACCGCCGTCCCCAGCCTGGGGGGTGGCCTCGGGTTCGTCAGGCGTCTGCTGGGACATGAGAACCAGCCTACGAGGCGTCTGCGACAACCCCTGGGTACGCGATGATCGTGGCGCGGCAGGTCACAGGCCGGTTGCCCGGTGAACCGCCTTGATCACGACAGTGTCGTGTACCTGCCACGGTGGTGCAGCAGCGGCGGCACGGCGTCACCGAGCGTGATCTCCACCAGGCTCGCCTCGACCAGCAGACCCCAGCCGAACGGCCGGGAGCCGTCGAGCCGGCAGCCGGCCCAGGTCCCCGTGCCCGCCGGGATCGGCCCGTACGGCGTCTGCGTCCAGGCGTCCTGCTTGAACAGGCCGCCCGGGGCGGGCATCAGCCCGGCGAACCGGTCGGCCAGCTGCCGGTGCGGCTCCCCCAGCGGCGTCACCGCGAACACGCCCGCCCGCTTGATCGCCGGCCACAGCTCCGACTCGTCGTCGACGATGCCCAGCAGTCGTCCCGGGTCGCCGTCGGCCACCAGCGTCGACGACACCGTCAGCCCGGCCGGCCCCGGCGCGGTCCACAGGCACACCGTCATACCGAAACGACCCCGCAGCCGGCGCACGTTGCTGCGCGCCGACTCCGGGGTCGCGAACGGATCAGTGTCATGGATCATGACGTATGGCTCCTCAGGACGATCTCGCACGGACCGGTTCCGGCACGGGTGCGCCGTGCCCGCGGTCCCCGCGAGATCGTCCCATCAGAGATCAGGTCCAGGCGAGGAACATCGCCTCGGGGTCGGCGAGGAAGGCTCCGATGTCCCGCAGGAACTTCGAGCCCAGCTCGCCGTCGATGATGCGGTGGTCGAACGACAGGCCGAGCGTGGTCACCTGGCGCAGCTTGACCTTGCCCTTGTGCGCCCACGGGGTCTCCCGCACCGCGCCGAAGGCCAGGATCGCGGCCTCGCCCGGGGGCAGGATCGGGGTGCCGGTGTCCACGCCGAACACGCCCACGTTGGTGATCGTGAACGTGCCGCCGGACATCGCCGACGGCGGCGTCTTGCCCGACTTGGCCGTCGCCACCAGGTCGGTCATCGCGTCGGCCAGCTCCCGCAGGGATAGCCGTCCCGCGTCGGCGATGTTCGGCACGATGAGGCCGCGCTCGGTGGCCGCGGCGATGCCCAGGTTGACGTAGTCCTTGACCACGATCTCCTGCGCCGCCTCGTCCCATGACGAGTTGACCATCGGGTGGCGCCTGGCGGCCAGCAGCACCGCCTTGGCGACCAGCAGCAGCGGCGAGACGCGCACGTCGCGCCACTCCCGGTCGGCCTTCAGCCGCTCCAGCGCCTTCATCGACCGCGTCATGTCGACCGTCAGGAACTCGGTGACGTGCGGAGCCGTGAAGGCCGAGGCGACCATGTTGGCCGCGGTGAGCTTGCGTACCCCCTTGATGGGGATGCGGGTCTCGCGCGCACCGGGCGTGATGACCACCCGCGTGCTCGGCGCGGCGGCCGGGGCCGCCAGCGCGGCCTGCACGTCGTCCCGGGTGATCGAGCCCTGCGGGCCGGTGCCCGTCAGCGTGGACAGGTCCACGCCGAGGGTGCGGGCCAGCATCCGGACCGGCGGCTTGGCCAGCACGCCGTGCCCGTTAGCGGCCGGAGCCGCCGGGGCGACGGCGACGGGAGCCGCCGGGGCGGGCACGGCCGGAGCCGGGGCGGCCGCCACCGGCGCAGCGGCCACGGGGGCCGGCGCGGCGGGCGCGTCCTTGCGGGCGCGGCGCTTGGCGGCGGTGACCCGCGGGCCGTAGCCGACCAGCACCGCGGTGCGGCCGGACGCGGTGGTCTCGCCGATCAGCCCGCCGGTCGCCTCCGCGGCCTTCTCGGCCTGCGCGGCAGCACCCTGGGACATGTCGTCGGCGACCGGCGCGGACGGGCCGCCGGTGTCGATCGAGATGATCGGGGAGCCGACCTCGACCACCGTGCCCTCGGGCACGAAGATCTTGACGACGGTGCCGGCCCACTTCGCCGGGATCTCGACCGCGGCCTTGGCGGTCTCCACCTCGACGATGGGCTGGTTCAGCTCGATGACGTCGCCCTCGGCGACGAGCCACTTGAGGATCTCGCCCTCGGTGAGACCCTCACCGAGGTCGGGCAGGGGGAACTGGTTGATCGCCATGTGTCAGCCCCCTCAGAACCCGAAGGAACGGTCGACGGCCTCGAGCACGCGGTCCAGGTCGGGCAGGAACTCCTCCTCCACCCGGGAGGCCGGGTAGGGGATGTCGTAGCCGGTGACCCGCAGCACCGGGGCCTCCAGGGAGTAGAAGCACTCCTCGGAGATCCGGGCCGCGACCTCGGCGCCCAGGCCGATGTTGCCGGGGGCCTCGTGCACGACCACGGCGCGGCCGGTCTTGCGGACCGACTCGAACACCGGGGCCATGTCCAGCGGGGAGAGCGTGCGCAGGTCGATGACCTCCAGGTTGCGCCCGTCCTCGGCCGCCGCGGTCGCGGCGTCCAGGCAGGTGCGCACCATCGGGCCGTAGGCCAGCAGCGTCGCGTCGGTGCCGGAGCGCAGCACCCGCGAGCTGTGCAGCGGGTACGCCGAGGACAGCGGCGCGGCCGTGTCGACCTCGCCCTTCTCCCAGTAGCGCCGCTTGGGCTCGAAGAAGATGATCGGGTCGTCGCTGGCGATGGCCTGCTGGATCATCCAGTACGCGTCGGACGGGTTGCTGCACGCCACGACCTTGAGACCGGCCGTGTGCGAGAAGTACGCCTCGGGCGACTCGGAGTGGTGCTCGACCGCGCCGATGCCGCCGCCGAACGGGATCCGGATGACCATGGGCAGGCTGACCTTGCCCCGGGACCGGTAGTGGAACTTCGCCACCTGGCACACGATCTGGTCGTACGCCGGGTACACGAAGCCGTCGAACTGGATCTCGACGACCGGGCGGTAGCCGCGCAGCGCCAGGCCGATCGCGGTGCCGACGATGCCGGCCTCGGCCAGCGGGGTGTCGATGACGCGCTCGTCGCCGAAGTCCTTCTGCAGGCCGTCGGTGATGCGGAAGACGCCGCCGAGCTTGCCGACGTCCTCGCCCATGATGAGGACCTTGCTGTCGTCCTCCATCGCGCGGCGCAGGCCCAGGTTGAGCGACTTGCCGAGGGTAAGCGTCTCCATGATCAGTGGCTCCCCTCGAACGAGGCGTGGTAGGACTCGAACTCGGCGCGCTGCTTGTCGATCAGCGGCGAACCGTTGGGGTAGACGTGGTCGAACATGGTCGCCGGGTCCGGGTCGGGCATCGACAGCACCCGCTCGCGCAGCGCCACGGCCTCGACCTTGGCCTGCTCGTCGACGGCGGCGAAGAACGCCTCGTCGGCGATGCCCTGCTTCTCCAGCAGCTTGCGCATGCGCACGATCGGGTCCTTGGCCTGCCACGCCTCGACCTCGCTGGCCACGCGGTAGCGGGTCGGGTCGTCGGAGGTGGTGTGCGCGCCCATCCGGTACGTGTACGCCTCGATCAGGGTCGGGCCCTGACCGTGGCGGGCGTTGTCCAGCGCCGCGCGGGTCACCGCGTACGTCGCCAGCACGTCGTTGCCGTCGACGCGGATGCCGGGGAAGCCGAAGCCGGCCGCGCGCTGGTACAGCGGGATGCGGGTCTGGCGCTCCAGCGGCTCGGAGATCGCGTACTGGTTGTTCTGGCAGAAGAACACGATCGGCGCGTTGTACACGCTGCCGAAGATGAACGCCTCGTTGACGTCGCCCTGGCTGGTCGCGCCGTCGCCGAAGTAGGCTATGACGGCCTCGCTGGTCTCGTCGTCGTCGCCGACCTTGCCGTCCTTGACGATGCCCATGGCGTAGCCGGTCGCGTGCAGCGTCTGCGCGCCGATGACGATCGTGTACATGTTGAACCGGTGCGCCACCGGGTCCCAGCCGCCCTGGTCCACGCCGCGGAACAGGCCCAGCGGCATGATCGGGTCGATGTTGCGGCAGTACAGGACGCCGTGCTCCCGGTACGTCGGGAAGGCCATGTCCTGCTTGCGCAGCGCCCGGCCGGAACCGACCTGCGCCGCCTCCTGGCCCAGCAGACTGGCCCAGATGCCCAGCTCACCCTGCCGCTGCAGGGCGGTCGCCTCGGCGTCGAGCTTGCGCACCGTGACCAGGTCGCGGTACAGGCCGCGCAGCTCGTCATCGGTGAAGTCGACGGAGTAGTCGGGGTGTGAAACTCGCTCGCCCTCGGGGGTGAGGAGCTGTACGAACTCCGGCTCGGGGGGTCCCGAGCGCTTTCCTCCGCGGCGGGCTGCCGCGCGCTCGACCTTGGTCATCCGTGTTCTCCCTGTCAGTGGTGCGTCGGCGACGGGGTGTGTCTGCCGCGCATCGGTGGCGCCACGTCGTGTCCCTCGTGGGGGCAGAAGACGCCTGGCTGCGGCAGTAGTGGACCGGAGTACGCGGTGACCACGGCCACGCTGCCGCCTGGCCCCCATACTGCCGTATCGGTGGCGGCAGTCACAGGCCGGGCAGGTGATATTGGCAACCGTCGGCGGAAAAACCTGGGTCCACGTATACCCCAAATACCCGGATCATGGCAGGGGTTGGGGCATTCTGGGCGAATTCCCCCGTGCCCTAGGAGCACTTCGATGCCCGACGACAATTTCCTGGAAGACCTGTTCGGATCCCCGCCACCACCGCCACCGCCCCCCGTGGTGCCGGAGGCGTTCCGGGCCCGACCCGTCCCGCCCGCCCGCCGATCCCCGTCCCGCCGGTACGGACTCCTGGTCACGCTGTTGGTCGGGATCACCGCCGTGCCTACGTGGATCGTGCTGAGGGCCGGTGTCGAAGGCGTCGACCCCGACTTCGGCGCCCGCCTGGCCGGTCCGGTCGAGCCCTTCGTGGTGCCCGGCGACCACTTCGCCCAGGCCCCCTTCCGGCTGCCGGAACGGCCGGTGCGGCCCGCCCCGCAGACCGACCCGGGGCTGGCCCAGCCCGCCGGACCCGCGAGGGAGCACGACGAGGAAGACCACGAGGACCGACCCGACGACGTCGCCGTACCCGCGCTCGAACGCCGCCGGCCCACCACCACGCTGCCGATCCGCCCGATCTGGCGTGCCAACCGGCCGGTCCCGCCCGCGACCGGCCCGGCAGGCCCGTCCACGCCGGGCACCCCACCCGCCACCGGCGGCCCTACCGACCCGGGCGGGCCCGCCTTCCCCGGCGGGCCTTCCTTCCCGGGTGGGCCCTCTTTCCCGGGCGGACCTTCCTTCCCGGGCGGTCCCGCCTTTCCGGGCGGGCCTTCGTTTCCGGGCAGTCCGTGGCATCCCGGGCCTGGCGCGCCCGGCGGGCACGACCACCCTGGCGGCCCGCCGGGTCGTCCTGGCTGGCCGGGCGGTCCCGGTCGGCCGACAGGTCAGGGCTGGCCGGGCTGGCCCGGCGGCGGATCCGGTGGGCCAGCGCGGCCAACCGGACCCAGTGGTCACGGCACCGGCGGCGAGCCGGGTGAGCGGCCCGGTCCGATCCGTCGGCCGATTCCGGCACATCGCCCGAGCGCGGTGCACGTCGCACCGGTGCGCCCGGCCGGGCCGGTCGTGCGCCGCCCCGCCGCCGTCCGCCTCCGGCACGCGACCGCGCGCGACCCGCTGAACTCACGCGCATCCACCGTTGGTCCGCTGAAGTCACGGCTGCCCGCCGGTAGTGCACTGAAGTCACGCGTGTCCGCGGAGTTGAACTCACACCTGTCGGTGCGGTCCGCGACGGCCAGGGGCCACCGCAGCGATGCCCGGTCTCAGCAGGAGCGCCAGGCGGACGCCCGGCGTCATCCGGTCAAGCCGAAGGCGGTCCGCGGCAAGATCACGCGCAGCAAGGCAGGTCACGGCAAGGCCCACAGCAAGGCTGCTCAT contains these protein-coding regions:
- a CDS encoding sensor histidine kinase; its protein translation is MEVAYRELTLGIAALFNDPVTGRGGLPALDRLLHLGQYALGVPGMALSELHDSGGAGRVIAATGSADWALGRPVQPEVVTAVLRAGPTTYRVELDAIDDAASDQMVSLGSRWILLHRIDLDGRTPAMLGAFMPDDRPADPDQLAVMALLGATVGRLYSERAGLPVQHAGDDLADRELFIAVTSHELRTPVTVIKGYADTLRDHWSQLDEKARREAARVIGQRSDELARLVDRLLAASTDTAVGTLSPGPFDLVEALRHAAANLPADLRRRFRLELPERLPLAYGDRATIPNVLTELATNADKYSAREQTVVLTAGDDRRTVFFQVLDRGIGIAPEQVHQVFERFWQADSGDGRRYGGAGLGLYLVRKTIERQNGWVSLRPRDGGGTVAEVRLPRGDVKRDARASGEA
- a CDS encoding glycerophosphodiester phosphodiesterase, which translates into the protein MSRTPDPAPLVFAHRGSSAALPEHTLGAYARALREGADGVECDVRLTRDGHLVCVHDRRLDRVSDGRGPVAAYTLAQLRSFDFGSWHPSGQPAGVLTLEELLDTARQAGRPVRLLIETKHPNRYGKAVEYRLRAVLNRHGLTSASPDAPVRVTVMSFSPLAVRRSRELLPTLPTVQLMDLLPPGLRIRRLPFGTRIAGPGLELVRRRPDLVRRLKAGGQQVYVWTVNATDDVDLLLKLGVDGIITDRPAEVLAHLGR
- a CDS encoding rhodanese-like domain-containing protein, translating into MFAAQIPTATVAEVPAGAFLLDVREDDEWAAGHAPEAVHLPMMQIPTRMSEVPQDRAVFVLCRVGGRSGQVVSYLRQQGWDNVTNVDGGMIGWAAAGRPVVADEGLPPQII
- a CDS encoding LCP family protein translates to MASSVWRSDGGGGDSARVTGVGWPPPTAAAPGHASPRSGLGWPETSRERRNTHRAARAHRTTTPPVPPRGRTRRWPQALVAILVGLVLLAGGGLIAGQALVHRYESSISRDVLLDPSARDTGDAYVGWRRLSGPLNYLLIGSDLRSANPDAGQRSDTILVVQVDRELNHAYVISIPRDLRVEIPAFGGTAFGGAQQRINAAFEFGGGGSGGVQLLSATLTQLTGMRFDGAAVVDFGGFTQVIDSLGGVNMCVDTELRSIHTKRLFTVGCRQMNGAEALDYSRQRYGLPGGDFDRQRHQQQLVKAILSKALDSGVTRNPVKLDQFIRGIGHSLTLDTGEATLTDLIVALRNIRPDSLTGIRVPSYVQSVGGVSYVLLRDGAEDLFRAMRDADLATWVQQHPEWVNSI
- a CDS encoding LCP family protein, with product MATSTLDTDEQHGTIPQQDPAPAPEQGDDADPPAAETREREKRTRAPLAAKLAITFGALLMMTSGTAIIGVKSVVGNLESSIQVSRSDDLVDPEASAEPAAPTGKAFVGAFNILLLGIDTREGQEATNARSDTILILHVSQNHDQAYLMSVPRDTDVPGTDQRINGAFTNGLGSKGDWRGGLKSAAKAISKLTGGMTFEAAAVIDFGGFKTFIDALGTVPMCVEAPTKSIHHFVVKGQPKYIGGIADDHEANSYARRTGNPRFLHQPGCSEMAGWQALDYARQRYLPDDSGDYGRQRHQQQLIKAMAKKAGSVGVLTDFGKVNELISAVGKSMLLSLPQGMGVTDFLFTMKDLAGTDLVLLKTNAGTYESVMVNGEYQGEGLDKTTKDMFRAAKNDKLGNFVFLHPEVVNNEK
- a CDS encoding LCP family protein is translated as MANKQRRGGANNTVPSQRSRRQSADPYADAYDEPAGRKTGHSLSKGKAKGKGRKKAKRAAPLWAKLTLTFGALLMMVAGGAIVGVKSFEGNLTENVSVVDVLGDAGKVDAGPAGNDLKGPIDMLLLGIDTRATQDVDNARADTVLLLHIPATHDQAYLMSIPRDTQVDIPSNPKTKYGGGSDKINAAFYFGAQNGGGRAGGLALTARTVTKLTGVTFDGAAVIDFGGFKKIIDALGTVNVCVEEDTKSSHYFMIDGKPKYVAGSGSDNKSVEHRLGLIGKEYVHKKGCREKPGWEALDYSRIRKSLDDGDYGRQRHQQQLIKAMAKKAGSSGVLTDLDKINALMKAVGESMILDTHGVPLIDFMFSLKDLAGADLVLLKTNAGWYNSSGSGGEAISSSTMQMFRAAKNDTLGQFTLLNPEFVNREK